In one window of Bos taurus isolate L1 Dominette 01449 registration number 42190680 breed Hereford chromosome 15, ARS-UCD2.0, whole genome shotgun sequence DNA:
- the OR52S24B gene encoding olfactory receptor family 52 subfamily S member 24B gives MSLPNNTSFHLSTFLLLGIPGMEAIHTWISMPFCLGNFSILFIIRTDSNLHEPMYFFLCMLSVADLILSTTAMPKILSIFWFHDREIYFEACLVQVFLIHSLCSMASGFILAMAFDRYVAICNPLRHSIILAHRVIQNLGLVTIFCGVVLYTPQPFMLWWLSYCRANVIPHNYCEFMPLIKLACAETRICRTYSLTAAFFTGGLDLILILCSYVVILFTVFHLPSEAAQLKTMGTCGSHVCLILVAYTPVFLSFLTHRFGHHMAPHIHIFVAKIFVLIPPMVNPMTYGIRTKRIRECPLQLFTSHKL, from the coding sequence ATGTCACTACCAAACAACACCAGTTTTCATCTCAGTACCTTTCTTCTCCTTGGCATTCCAGGGATGGAGGCCATTCATACTTGGATATCAATGCCCTTCTGCCTTGGAAATTTCTCCATTCTATTTATTATCAGAACAGACTCCAACCTGCATGagcccatgtacttcttcctctgtaTGCTCTCTGTGGCCGACTTGATCCTTTCCACTACTGCTATGCCCAAAATCCTCAGCATTTTTTGGTTCCATGACAGGGAGATCTATTTTGAAGCCTGCCTTGTCCAAGTATTTCTCATTCACTCACTATGCAGCATGGCCTCAGGGTTTATCTTGGCCATGGCCTTTGACAGGTATGTGGCAATCTGCAATCCTCTGAGACATTCCATTATCCTGGCACACAGAGTCATCCAGAACTTGGGGCTGGTTACTATCTTCTGTGGAGTTGTGCTTTATACTCCTCAACCCTTCATGCTTTGGTGGCTTTCCTACTGCAGAGCTAATGTCATCCCTCACAACTACTGTGAATTTATGCCCCTGATCAAGCTGGCTTGTGCAGAGACCAGGATCTGCAGAACATACAGCCTAACTGCTGCCTTCTTCACTGGAGGTTTAGATCTCATATTAATCCTCTGTTCCTATGTTGTCATCCTTTTCACTGTCTTCCATCTTCCATCTGAGGCTGCTCAGCTCAAGACCATGGGCACTTGTGGATCCCATGTGTGTCTCATTTTGGTAGCctatactccagtatttttatccTTCCTTACTCACAGGTTTGGGCACCACATGGCTCCTCATATTCACATCTTTGTGGCTAAAATCTTTGTCCTCATCCCACCCATGGTGAACCCAATGACCTATGGCATAAGAACCAAAAGGATCAGAGAATGTCCTCTCCAACTTTTCACTTCTCACAAACTCTAA